gatTAAGAGAGCAAAAATAAGCTGTGAAAGCAAAactgaaatattaattttaatatctctcACATATTCATGTTAGCAATAAACACAGCACAAAAGGAAAAGACAGAAACGGGACCTGGTATTAAGACAAATTACAAGATTGGCGTTGGATTTGTTCTGGTGCTGTTCGGACAGATGGCTTCCCCCAAGAACTTGCTGGTTTAAAAGTGAACAGATTGATGCAAAGGGTTGAGTCTCTCTCACTCTTTGAGAGCTTTCTTTTAATGAGGTCAAAGCTTTGTATACCttaaaataaaggaagaatGGGAATGGGCAGTTCAcagaagaattaaaatatcaaaagcaaGAAGACCATAAAAGAGGGTTCACACTTCCGCAAATTGATTATTGTCaatacaaacaaacaaacaaaaccgattaaaaaataaacatttatcAGTGGAGGGGACAACGACCGGGGCGGGGGTTTTGGGACGCCGGCAGCTAtctgaatatataaaaatgaaggATGTGAGATAAATAGTTGCAGCGGTACTCAAATTTTGCTGTAATTTTCTTAggatttgaattttgatttcGATTTCTAGCAGAGTATCAAAAGAATTCCATATACTTTTTACCCATGCAGCAATCGAAGAAGAAATATCCTTAAATTATACGTTCAATCAGCTGATATCTCAGATTCTGCAGCATAGAAtaccatattttaaaaagaatattgttaaatttaggtactatttagaaaaatataaatcaaatccTACCCTCAATTCACTTttagttagatttattttgCTCTTTCTCTCTTCATCTCAAATATGCTCTCTTCTCCATAAAtgatagaaagaaaatcaaataatttaccaTTGGTGAATTCTATGGTTACTTTGAACAAAGTAACTATTGATGtataattacattaaaatttcatctattaaaatttataagtaagaaataaaaatgaccgacaatttttaacttttctataattttatttttattaaattttataaacaagtgaaataacattaaagaaatatgattatttttacaaaatttaataatttataaaaaattgttaaatttataaaaatatcaaattttttcgtaattataataattatttttaagttatgagaaatattgattttttatatttatttgtcaattataataatttttgtaaatcTTACTCcttgcaaaaaaataaatgatattataaaaaataattatttttatacataataatttataaaaattataaatttataaaaaaaatttaatcgcgagatttattactaaattttaatttcttataaattctaataatttttcataaatttttgaaaatgtatagagtttcaaaattattttatattatgttagCAAATTTCgttataattaataacttgtaattacagataactaaaattattttttaattatataaaaataaattacttattaGAATCCTATTGATTGTTTAAAATGAATTGTGGCTAGTtcgtttaaaaataaagtaaccatagaatttctttttaatattttagtacaaatgattcataaatatttactgTAAAAGTGATTTAAGTgtagagaagagaaaaaatgtggaagtaaatttaaataaggaaaaagaTGCATTCTTGTCTTAACATTTAGGCCGAAGAACGGATTTGcctttaaactatttttttgcataaatatatgtttaatgatttaaaactTGAAATTTAAATCCCTTTAATAACACAGGAAAACATGcgtttttacttttaatatttaatgtgAGGAATATATTGcctttaaataatatttagacacaaaattaacaaaatattgtCATCTAGATCCTTTGTTGGAATTCAGAACTAAAGggagtaaatttttataaaatatttaagtgaattttaagttttcataatttatagtgactttcaatattttgatgtgtcaattgaataaaagattataaactttaaattaatttacataagaaATCTGTTTTTGagaaatttgtataaaaatattttaatatgtaattttatataaaaattacatattaatatattttatataaatttaatttaaattttatattttttctaaataaatatagaaaagtaTTGAAAGTCAATATAAACTAAGTCACCCTAAAATTGACCTAATATTTTTGATCGGGCAAAGAAATATCCTTATATTGACAACTCAACTAACATTTTCTTACTTTCTTatcatttgaaagaaaaaagaaaaagaataacgATAAAAATCAGTAGTTGATACATCGTCTCCGAGTGATGGAAGTAAAATAGTAAATGCCAAATATCTTAAGCAAATGATAGTAATTCTGCAAAAGACGGTGCTCTTGTGTTCTTCATTTCTTATCCTCTTGGCTTTCTTGCATGCAGTGGTGACCATGGCATGCTAATTCCTTACCCTGGTACAGTACATTGGATTCACACCCTCAAATTGACTCCTGTCGATGACTGGAGACATTGGTTTTTGAAGGGTCAGGTAGCAGGGTtggttaataattaattaatttttcaagtatAAAGATTAACCTCCTGCAAGTTTGTCAAACTAATTGGTATTAATTATTCAGTAAGGTTATGTTTTGGTAGAACCTTATAGTGATCCATCGTAATGTCACAATGAAACCAAATTCTGCGAGCGAATTTTGATTATATGtatctttgttaatgattatATGGTAGTAATCATATAACGAAATCCATTCATTGGATCAAATGTAATTCAAGGCTTACACGAAGTTGACAATGGAAATCAAGAAAAGATAAGATAGAGAAGCCTAGTGATAAAGTATGGCATACAGTGTCTGTAAGAATGTGAGAACCAAAATCATAATTGCACCAATAAGGGAGATGATTGACCAAGGATTGTTGAAGTAATCTCGTGTCAATCTTATTCGCCATCGAGGCCAATGAGATCGGCAGTAGGCATTAATGTCCTTTGAAACTTCTGTATAAAGGGAACGTTCAACATGAACTTCATTGTAGAGCCCATCGAAGAAAGCAGACACATCCTCTGAGCTCAAGTAATATGTTATGATCTTTTTCTGATGGAGATACTCAAGATCCTCTTTTGAATTGATGAGATTATCTAAAAATGCAGCATAAGCTGTAATTCTATTTTCCAGATTCTTGTCACATTGCTCATATGCAATAAGATTTCGCAATAAGGATTCAGCATTATCCAAAACTTTTACTGGTGGGATCGTCAATACTCCATTCTTGaatgttatcttcattaagtCATCCGTTTCTCCAACTGCAAAATCAATTCCAGCTAGCAAAAGCTCTGTCACACAAGGAATTGGTAGAATACCTCCATCCACAGACTCGTTGCTCTTCAAAAGTATGATGTTTCGTTGCAAGTCAAGTAAATGCTTGTTTTGAAGTCCTGAGTTCACTCTAATCCATCCTGGTCTGAGAGCACTGTGATGGAAGAAATTCTCAGCAAGCTGATTAAGTGAGCGTCCTTCGCTATCATAAGTATCGGACAGCTCGAATAAGCGGTTTAAGACGAACCAAGGGAGCTGATTCTCAAGCAAGAGCAAGTCGGTCACCAAAACTTTTCGCACCCAAGGCATTTTGAACAAAGGGTCATCATCTTTTTGTACTATACACACAAACCTGCGAAATAACTCTATAATAAAGCAACCATCAATAATCAACATCTCTGCAAATGCATCTCTAGTCATTTTCACTTCATCTTCATAACAATTCAAGCAACGTTCCACATCATCTTCGATTGATCTGACGAAATTTTGCAGAGTTGTATCAGGAGATGGAAGTCGAGTAATAAGACAATGTAAGTACCAACGTTTAACCTTTTCTGAAAACTGGAACTTATGTAAATCTCTATGATATGGGCcaattgaaatgaaatttGGCTTGAAAAGTTGCTCATTGTGTTTACGAAGTGTACTGGGAACTCTAAATATGCAGCAGGACTCTGACATTGGAGGGTTGTGGAGCAATTTACTTCGGAGACTAAATGACAACtgatcaattttaatatttgtctGCTGCTCCATTCTTTTTAGTTATCTTGCCTCTCTCAGCTCCTTGCAactagaaaattattttctgtCTACTGCAGCAAATTTCACCAAGGCATCAACTTGTTTTTAGTTGTTTTGGAGTTTtcaagataaaattatatcaaatcTATATTCAAACTCTAAAGATATATTCATAaggattttattatataattgagCTAAAAGCTTAAGCTGCTAGATGAGACTGATATACAAGTATTATTGACTATGATCATAACAGCAAAAGAACAAGACAGAAATAGCACCTGGTGTTAAGACAAATTACAAGATTGATGTTTGGACTGCTGCTGTGTGGAGACAGATGGCTTCTCCCAGGAACTTTCTGAGCTCAAGTGCATGTTGATGCAAAAGGTTGATTATAAATCAAACTATAAGGTTTTCAGATATGGCTATCTTTTATTAGCTTTCCcctcttttattatattttcttgacAGCTTTTCTCTTCATGAGGCAAAAGTCATAGTGCAATAATGCTGCATAATGGTAGTTTTTTATTCTCAACGTGCAACATTATGTACCTAAGAAACTATGGGTAGTTCACAAAAgaattaagatattaaaggCAAAATGTGGCTATAAAGAAGGATTCATACTTCACAATTAGTCGTGCTAATACCAACAAATAAGATGAGCAAAGGATTGGTTGTCATGTTCTTGAGTCAGCTCCAGACAATCTGTTTCATGTTCTTCAGCAGGATATTATTGGTATCTTGAGGTTAAATGGATGGGAGAGAACTACAGAAGAATCACACAACTCCAAAAGATTTTCTCGTccttagtaaaattttatagaaaatgcTAAACAtcccactttttttttttttgtcccACCTCTTGCTCAGAGATGATGACGtggtatttaatatttttataaaactatccattaattttaaaatattaaaagacagttttgtaaaaatattgGATACCACATCAGTTGACAAAAAATGAGCTATGAAACATTACCCAAAgcttatatatgtatattaagaAGTTAGTGTACACATTATATAGCTAGTGTAATGGTTGACCCTTAAATAAAGGGATTTGCAAAATATAATTGAGGTTATTATTTCTCAATTGACAAGACATTTTTCTCATGCTATCATTGAAAAGTATAAAAAGATGCACTAGCAGCTCATG
The nucleotide sequence above comes from Ricinus communis isolate WT05 ecotype wild-type chromosome 6, ASM1957865v1, whole genome shotgun sequence. Encoded proteins:
- the LOC112535314 gene encoding UPF0481 protein At3g47200 isoform X2; the encoded protein is MTRDAFAEMLIIDGCFIIELFRRFVCIVQKDDDPLFKMPWVRKVLVTDLLLLENQLPWFVLNRLFELSDTYDSEGRSLNQLAENFFHHSALRPGWIRVNSGLQNKHLLDLQRNIILLKSNESVDGGILPIPCVTELLLAGIDFAVGETDDLMKITFKNGVLTIPPVKVLDNAESLLRNLIAYEQCDKNLENRITAYAAFLDNLINSKEDLEYLHQKKIITYYLSSEDVSAFFDGLYNEVHVERSLYTEVSKDINAYCRSHWPRWRIRLTRDYFNNPWSIISLIGAIMILVLTFLQTLYAILYH
- the LOC112535314 gene encoding UPF0481 protein At3g47200 isoform X1, giving the protein MEQQTNIKIDQLSFSLRSKLLHNPPMSESCCIFRVPSTLRKHNEQLFKPNFISIGPYHRDLHKFQFSEKVKRWYLHCLITRLPSPDTTLQNFVRSIEDDVERCLNCYEDEVKMTRDAFAEMLIIDGCFIIELFRRFVCIVQKDDDPLFKMPWVRKVLVTDLLLLENQLPWFVLNRLFELSDTYDSEGRSLNQLAENFFHHSALRPGWIRVNSGLQNKHLLDLQRNIILLKSNESVDGGILPIPCVTELLLAGIDFAVGETDDLMKITFKNGVLTIPPVKVLDNAESLLRNLIAYEQCDKNLENRITAYAAFLDNLINSKEDLEYLHQKKIITYYLSSEDVSAFFDGLYNEVHVERSLYTEVSKDINAYCRSHWPRWRIRLTRDYFNNPWSIISLIGAIMILVLTFLQTLYAILYH